In Janthinobacterium sp. 67, a genomic segment contains:
- a CDS encoding SDR family NAD(P)-dependent oxidoreductase: MKHKTEQKTAIVTGASRGIGHAVAERFRSLGWRVITVSRSPIPGGCPRGQEHNTHVCMDLSDLSQIGQMVDTLRPMLGDSKLHALVNNAGVSPKGPGGARVNSLTTDMQTWQEMYNTNFFAPLALTRGFAQELSNAHGSVVNLCSIAGYRVHPFAGSAYASSKAALASLTREMANDMAPLNVRVNAIAPGEIDTAILSPGTSHIVDTQIPLRRLGTTAEVADLVEFLCSERASYITGAEIPIDGGQRI, from the coding sequence ATGAAGCACAAGACTGAACAGAAAACCGCCATCGTCACGGGCGCCAGCCGCGGCATCGGCCATGCGGTGGCGGAGCGCTTCCGCAGCCTGGGCTGGCGGGTCATCACCGTGTCGCGCAGCCCGATTCCCGGCGGCTGCCCGCGCGGCCAGGAGCACAACACGCATGTGTGCATGGATTTGTCGGACCTGAGCCAGATCGGGCAAATGGTCGACACCTTGCGCCCCATGCTGGGTGATTCCAAGCTGCATGCGCTGGTGAACAATGCGGGCGTGTCGCCGAAGGGGCCGGGCGGCGCGCGCGTCAATTCGCTGACCACCGACATGCAGACGTGGCAGGAAATGTACAACACGAATTTCTTTGCACCGCTGGCCCTGACGCGCGGCTTCGCGCAGGAATTGTCGAACGCGCATGGCTCCGTCGTGAACCTGTGCTCGATCGCCGGCTACCGCGTGCACCCGTTTGCCGGTTCCGCCTACGCCAGTTCGAAGGCGGCGCTGGCGTCGCTGACGCGCGAAATGGCCAACGACATGGCGCCGCTGAACGTGCGCGTGAACGCCATCGCGCCGGGCGAGATCGACACGGCCATCCTGTCGCCGGGCACCTCGCACATCGTCGACACGCAAATCCCCCTGCGCCGCCTGGGCACGACGGCCGAAGTGGCGGATCTGGTGGAGTTTTTGTGCAGCGAGCGCGCCTCGTACATCACGGGCGCGGAAATTCCCATCGACGGCGGCCAGCGCATTTAA
- a CDS encoding GntR family transcriptional regulator yields MCCKRDAMLQLVQEEALVLRSPRDFRVPVLSVARYLEIRALRLELEGLGAFEAAQRIDDATLADLERLLQANEDAIARHDLAAALQCNQAFHLGLAQAAGMPTLKRFVDHLWMQTAPLIAAGYASFSPDMRVGHHHAIIDALRQRDGPAARHAIEQDILDGGTQMLAYVMRQERMHAGATQKEMDEEEHEAQD; encoded by the coding sequence GTGTGCTGCAAGCGCGACGCCATGCTGCAGCTGGTGCAGGAAGAGGCGCTCGTGCTGCGCTCGCCGCGCGACTTCCGCGTGCCCGTGCTCAGCGTGGCGCGCTACCTGGAAATCCGCGCGCTGCGCCTGGAACTGGAAGGGCTGGGCGCATTCGAGGCGGCGCAGCGCATCGACGACGCCACCCTGGCCGACCTGGAACGCTTGCTGCAGGCGAATGAAGACGCTATTGCGCGCCACGACCTGGCGGCGGCACTGCAATGCAACCAGGCGTTTCACCTGGGCCTGGCGCAGGCGGCCGGCATGCCGACCTTGAAACGCTTCGTCGACCATCTGTGGATGCAGACGGCGCCCCTGATCGCGGCCGGCTACGCGAGCTTTTCGCCCGACATGCGGGTGGGCCACCACCACGCCATCATCGATGCGCTGCGCCAGCGCGACGGCCCGGCCGCGCGGCACGCCATCGAACAGGACATCCTTGACGGCGGCACGCAGATGCTTGCGTACGTGATGCGCCAGGAGCGCATGCATGCCGGTGCAACACAGAAAGAAATGGACGAGGAAGAACATGAAGCACAAGACTGA
- a CDS encoding acyl-CoA thioesterase, which yields MQHTNNAVYVRWCEHIAWHHSASLGLDLDDYRRLDRAMAIRRGEYDYLLPTRAGEALTLATWLCASDGRSSMERRFQLVRDSDGATVVRGRWELICIELSSGRARRLPPEFLAVYEPAIVAAGALRADD from the coding sequence TTGCAGCACACGAACAACGCCGTCTACGTGCGCTGGTGCGAACATATCGCCTGGCACCATTCGGCCAGCCTGGGACTGGACCTCGATGATTACCGGCGCCTGGACCGCGCCATGGCCATACGCCGCGGCGAATACGACTACCTGCTGCCGACGCGCGCCGGCGAAGCGCTGACCCTGGCCACCTGGCTGTGCGCCAGCGACGGCCGTTCCAGCATGGAGCGGCGCTTCCAGCTGGTGCGCGACAGCGACGGCGCCACCGTCGTGCGCGGGCGCTGGGAACTGATCTGCATCGAATTGAGCAGCGGCCGCGCGCGCCGCCTGCCGCCGGAATTCCTGGCCGTGTATGAACCGGCCATCGTCGCGGCCGGCGCGCTGCGCGCAGACGACTAG
- a CDS encoding amino acid permease: MTAVGNTEPQELKRGLKSRHIQLIALGGAIGTGLFLGIAQTIKMAGPSVLLGYGIAGVIAFLIMRQLGEMVVDEPVAGSFSYFADKYCGHLPGFLSGWNYWVLYVLVSMAELTAVGIYVQYWWPGVPTWVSALVFFCAINAISLLNVKAFGEMEFWFAIIKVVAIIGMIVFGAYLLASGDAGPQASVANLWQHGGFFPNGWQGLVMAMAVIMFSFGGLELVGITAAEADDPSTTIPRATNQAIYRILIFYIGALGILLSLYPWQNVVTGGSPFVLIFHALDSNLVATALNVVVLTAALSVYNSGVYCNTRMLFGLAKQGNAPRALLHLNRRGVPLVALGVSALATGACVVVNYFMPGEAFEVLMGLVVSALIINWAMISWIHLRFRAQKKAEGKTTLFQSLGYPFTNYLCLVFLAGILVIMYLTPGLRISVYLIPVWLAALGIGYWIKQNKAKA, from the coding sequence ATGACGGCAGTCGGGAATACCGAACCACAAGAGCTCAAGCGCGGCCTGAAAAGCCGCCACATCCAGCTCATCGCCCTGGGCGGCGCCATCGGCACCGGCCTGTTTCTGGGCATCGCGCAAACCATCAAGATGGCCGGACCTTCCGTGCTGCTCGGCTATGGCATCGCCGGCGTCATCGCCTTTTTGATCATGCGCCAGCTGGGCGAGATGGTGGTGGACGAACCCGTCGCCGGCTCCTTCAGCTATTTCGCCGACAAGTACTGCGGCCACCTGCCCGGCTTTTTGTCGGGCTGGAATTACTGGGTACTGTATGTGCTCGTCAGCATGGCCGAACTGACGGCCGTCGGCATCTACGTGCAGTACTGGTGGCCGGGCGTGCCCACCTGGGTCTCGGCCCTCGTCTTCTTTTGCGCCATCAACGCCATCAGCCTGCTCAATGTGAAGGCCTTCGGCGAGATGGAATTCTGGTTCGCCATCATCAAGGTGGTCGCCATCATCGGCATGATCGTCTTTGGCGCCTACCTGCTCGCTTCCGGCGACGCTGGCCCGCAGGCGTCGGTGGCCAACCTGTGGCAGCATGGCGGCTTCTTCCCGAATGGCTGGCAGGGCCTGGTGATGGCCATGGCCGTCATCATGTTCTCGTTCGGCGGCCTGGAACTGGTGGGCATCACGGCGGCCGAGGCGGATGACCCGAGCACGACGATCCCGCGCGCCACCAACCAGGCCATCTACCGCATCCTGATTTTCTATATCGGCGCGCTGGGCATTTTGCTGTCGCTGTACCCGTGGCAAAACGTCGTCACCGGCGGCAGCCCCTTCGTGCTGATCTTCCATGCGCTCGACAGCAACTTGGTGGCCACGGCCCTGAACGTGGTGGTGCTGACGGCCGCCCTGTCCGTGTACAACAGCGGCGTGTACTGCAACACACGCATGCTGTTCGGCCTGGCCAAGCAAGGCAATGCGCCGCGCGCGCTGCTGCACCTGAACCGCCGCGGCGTGCCGCTGGTGGCCCTGGGCGTATCGGCGCTGGCGACGGGCGCCTGCGTGGTGGTCAATTACTTCATGCCGGGCGAAGCGTTCGAAGTGCTGATGGGCCTTGTCGTGTCGGCCCTGATCATCAACTGGGCCATGATCAGCTGGATCCATTTGCGCTTCCGCGCACAGAAAAAGGCCGAGGGCAAGACGACCCTGTTCCAGAGCCTGGGCTACCCGTTCACCAACTACCTGTGCCTGGTCTTCCTGGCCGGCATCCTGGTGATCATGTACCTGACGCCGGGTCTGCGCATTTCCGTCTACCTGATCCCCGTGTGGCTGGCCGCGCTGGGCATCGGCTACTGGATCAAGCAAAACAAGGCCAAGGCATAG
- a CDS encoding sensor domain-containing protein yields MEHKILRAPLASFTDLLLDAVCMVDVDGRFVFVSAACERIFGYTQREMIGKLMIDLVAPADRARTLAAARAIMDGHAQTHFENRYLRKDGSLAHIMWSARWSAADQLRVAVARDITLLKQAQAKQAALYAISEAMQATQDLPALLHRIQHIIGEHLPARSLTLLLHDEDGVHPPMTCHADDSAPQPTSSLASLLCDEVLRSGRPLLLQAGQLAGLPAALQIAAGALSSCWLAVPLYCSMGSIGVLALQGSQDAVIGTAQDQDLLQFVAKQLATAIERRQLQTQMQFMAMHDELTRLPNRRLFHDRLHTAFARAHRQEGRLSLLFLDLNNFKRVNDDHGHACGDLLLQTVASRLRDCMRETDTLARMGGDEFVVLLESNVTPADVSLIEQKIHAALAAPLQLGNGQQLQITVSIGVAHYPDDGDTMQLLLRHADRAMYASKVLAAASR; encoded by the coding sequence ATGGAACACAAGATTCTGCGCGCGCCGCTGGCCAGCTTTACCGACTTGTTGCTCGACGCCGTGTGCATGGTCGACGTGGACGGGCGCTTCGTGTTCGTCAGCGCCGCCTGCGAACGCATCTTCGGCTATACGCAGCGGGAAATGATCGGCAAGCTCATGATCGACCTGGTCGCTCCCGCCGACCGCGCCCGCACCCTGGCCGCCGCGCGCGCCATCATGGACGGCCATGCGCAGACGCACTTTGAAAACCGCTACCTGCGCAAGGATGGCAGCCTGGCGCACATCATGTGGTCGGCCCGCTGGTCGGCCGCCGACCAGCTGCGCGTGGCCGTGGCCCGCGACATCACCCTGCTGAAACAGGCGCAGGCAAAGCAGGCCGCGCTGTACGCCATTTCCGAAGCCATGCAGGCAACGCAAGACTTGCCCGCCTTGCTGCACCGCATCCAGCACATCATCGGCGAACACTTGCCGGCGCGCAGCCTGACCTTGCTGCTGCATGACGAAGACGGCGTCCACCCTCCGATGACCTGCCATGCCGACGACAGCGCGCCCCAGCCGACGTCATCCCTGGCCAGCCTGCTGTGCGATGAAGTGCTGCGCAGCGGCCGTCCCCTGCTGCTGCAGGCGGGACAACTGGCCGGCCTGCCGGCGGCGCTGCAAATTGCAGCCGGCGCCCTGTCGTCGTGCTGGCTTGCCGTGCCACTGTATTGCTCCATGGGCAGCATCGGCGTGCTGGCCCTGCAAGGCAGCCAGGATGCCGTCATCGGCACGGCGCAAGACCAGGATCTGCTGCAGTTTGTGGCCAAGCAACTTGCCACCGCCATCGAGCGCCGGCAGTTGCAGACGCAAATGCAGTTCATGGCCATGCACGACGAGCTGACCCGCCTGCCGAACCGCCGCCTGTTCCACGACCGCCTGCACACGGCATTCGCCCGCGCGCACCGCCAGGAAGGCCGGCTGTCGCTGCTGTTCCTGGACCTGAACAACTTCAAGCGAGTCAACGACGACCACGGCCATGCCTGTGGCGACCTGCTGCTGCAAACGGTGGCGAGCCGCCTGCGCGATTGCATGCGCGAAACCGATACCCTGGCCAGGATGGGCGGCGATGAATTTGTCGTGCTTCTGGAGAGCAACGTCACGCCGGCCGACGTCAGCCTGATCGAGCAAAAAATCCATGCGGCACTGGCCGCGCCGCTGCAACTGGGCAATGGGCAGCAATTGCAGATCACCGTCAGCATCGGCGTGGCCCACTATCCGGACGATGGCGACACCATGCAACTGCTGCTGCGTCATGCGGACCGGGCCATGTACGCGTCGAAAGTGCTGGCCGCCGCCTCGCGCTGA
- a CDS encoding DUF411 domain-containing protein produces the protein MIKHLLVRGAFAAMLGLPTFAMAALPVIEVYKSASCGCCSAWIKHLEANGFTVRAKNVEMPAQYRKLAGIPDALGSCHTGLVNGYAIEGHVPASEIKQLLRDKPKAKGLAVPAMPMGSPGMEGPRKDAYDVLLVKNNGSTEVYKHYK, from the coding sequence ATGATCAAACATTTATTAGTGCGCGGCGCTTTCGCCGCCATGCTGGGCTTGCCCACGTTCGCCATGGCGGCCCTGCCCGTCATTGAAGTCTACAAGAGCGCCTCGTGCGGCTGCTGTTCCGCATGGATCAAGCACCTGGAAGCGAACGGCTTTACGGTGCGCGCGAAAAATGTCGAGATGCCGGCGCAATACCGCAAGCTGGCCGGCATTCCCGACGCGCTCGGCTCCTGCCACACGGGCCTCGTCAACGGCTACGCCATCGAAGGCCATGTGCCGGCCAGCGAGATCAAGCAGCTGCTGCGCGACAAGCCCAAGGCCAAAGGCCTGGCCGTGCCGGCGATGCCCATGGGTTCGCCAGGCATGGAAGGACCGCGCAAGGATGCGTATGACGTCTTGCTGGTCAAGAACAATGGCAGCACCGAAGTCTACAAGCACTACAAATAA
- a CDS encoding NADP-dependent isocitrate dehydrogenase produces MATQKSKIIYTLTDEAPLLATYSLLPIIKKFTAPAGVDVVSSDISVAARVLAEFPEFLTDAQKVPNTLAELGKLTQNPDTNIIKLPNISASQGQLIACVRELQGRGYKLPDYPEDAKTDEEKALKARYGKCIGSSVNPVLREGNSDRRAPKAVKEYARKHPHSMGEWSQSSQTHVSHMHHGDFYHGEKSLTLEKARDVKMELVTASGKTIVLKPKVSLQAGEIIDSMFMSKKALLEFYEKEIDDAFKTGVMFSLHVKATMMKVSHPIVFGHCVRIFYKDAFAKHAELFDKLGVNVNNGMSNLYDKIDTLPASQKDEILKDLHACHAHRPELAMVDSAKGITNFHSPNDIIVDASMPAMIRIGGKMWGADGRPKDVKAVMPESTFARIYQEMIGFCKWHGNFDPKTMGTVPNVGLMAQQAEEYGSHDKTFEVPEGGTANITDLETGEVLLTQTVEEGDIWRMCQVKDAPIRDWVKLAVTRARNSGMPAVFWLDSYRPHENEVIKKVQVYLKDHDTKGLDIQIMSQTRAMRYTLERAFRGLDTISVTGNILRDYLTDLFPILELGTSAKMLSIVPLMAGGGMYETGAGGSAPKHVKQLVEENHLRWDSLGEFLALAVSLEDMGIKTGNAKAKILAKTLDEATGKLLDNNKSPSPRTGELDNRGSHFYLAMYWAQALAAQKDDAELAAHFAPVAKALADNEEKIVAELKAVQGKETDIGGYYLPDPAKTEAVMRPSASLNAVLDSI; encoded by the coding sequence ATGGCAACACAAAAATCCAAAATCATCTACACGCTGACTGACGAGGCGCCGCTGCTCGCGACGTATTCCCTGCTGCCAATCATCAAAAAATTCACCGCGCCGGCCGGCGTGGACGTGGTGTCCAGCGATATTTCGGTGGCGGCACGTGTACTGGCCGAATTTCCAGAATTCCTGACGGACGCGCAAAAAGTCCCGAATACCCTGGCTGAACTGGGCAAATTGACCCAGAATCCAGACACCAACATCATCAAGCTGCCGAACATCAGCGCTTCCCAAGGTCAGCTGATCGCCTGCGTGCGCGAATTGCAAGGCCGCGGCTACAAGCTGCCGGACTACCCGGAAGACGCGAAGACGGACGAAGAAAAAGCCTTGAAGGCCCGCTACGGCAAGTGCATCGGCAGCTCGGTCAACCCGGTCCTGCGTGAAGGCAATTCCGACCGCCGCGCACCGAAGGCCGTCAAGGAGTATGCGCGCAAGCACCCGCATTCGATGGGCGAGTGGAGCCAGTCGTCGCAAACGCACGTGTCGCACATGCACCATGGCGACTTCTACCATGGCGAAAAATCGCTGACCCTGGAAAAGGCGCGCGACGTCAAGATGGAACTGGTCACGGCCTCGGGCAAGACCATCGTGCTGAAACCGAAGGTCTCCCTGCAGGCGGGTGAGATCATCGACAGCATGTTCATGAGCAAGAAAGCGCTGCTGGAGTTCTACGAGAAGGAAATCGACGACGCGTTCAAGACGGGCGTGATGTTCTCGCTGCACGTCAAGGCGACCATGATGAAGGTGTCGCACCCGATCGTCTTCGGCCACTGCGTGCGCATCTTCTACAAGGACGCGTTCGCTAAGCACGCCGAGCTGTTCGACAAGCTGGGCGTGAATGTCAACAATGGCATGAGCAACCTGTACGACAAGATCGACACCCTGCCAGCGTCGCAAAAGGATGAAATCCTCAAGGATCTGCACGCCTGCCACGCCCACCGTCCGGAGCTCGCCATGGTCGATTCGGCCAAGGGCATCACCAACTTCCATTCGCCGAACGACATCATCGTCGACGCGTCGATGCCAGCCATGATCCGTATCGGCGGCAAGATGTGGGGTGCCGATGGCCGTCCGAAAGACGTCAAGGCAGTCATGCCGGAATCGACTTTCGCGCGCATCTACCAGGAAATGATTGGCTTTTGCAAATGGCATGGCAACTTCGATCCGAAGACCATGGGCACCGTGCCGAACGTGGGCCTGATGGCGCAGCAAGCGGAAGAATACGGTTCGCACGACAAGACGTTTGAAGTGCCCGAAGGCGGCACCGCCAACATCACGGACCTGGAAACGGGCGAAGTGCTGCTGACGCAAACGGTGGAAGAGGGCGATATCTGGCGCATGTGCCAGGTCAAGGACGCGCCGATCCGCGACTGGGTCAAGCTGGCCGTCACGCGCGCGCGCAACTCGGGCATGCCTGCCGTGTTCTGGCTCGATTCCTACCGTCCGCACGAGAACGAAGTCATCAAGAAGGTACAGGTTTACCTGAAGGATCACGACACCAAGGGCCTGGACATCCAGATCATGTCGCAGACGCGCGCCATGCGCTACACGCTGGAACGCGCCTTCCGCGGCCTGGACACCATCTCGGTGACCGGCAACATCCTGCGCGACTACCTGACCGATCTGTTCCCGATCCTGGAACTGGGCACGTCCGCCAAGATGCTGTCGATCGTGCCTTTGATGGCCGGTGGCGGCATGTACGAAACGGGCGCCGGCGGTTCGGCACCGAAACACGTCAAGCAGCTGGTGGAAGAAAACCATCTGCGCTGGGATTCGCTGGGCGAGTTCCTGGCCCTGGCCGTGTCGCTGGAAGACATGGGCATCAAGACGGGCAATGCGAAGGCCAAGATCCTTGCAAAAACCCTCGATGAAGCTACCGGCAAGCTGCTGGACAACAACAAGTCGCCATCGCCACGTACCGGCGAGCTGGACAACCGCGGCAGCCATTTCTACCTGGCCATGTACTGGGCGCAAGCCCTGGCGGCGCAGAAGGACGATGCGGAACTGGCGGCGCACTTTGCGCCAGTGGCCAAAGCCCTGGCCGACAACGAAGAAAAGATCGTTGCCGAGCTGAAAGCAGTACAAGGCAAGGAAACGGATATCGGCGGCTACTACCTGCCAGATCCGGCGAAGACGGAAGCGGTCATGCGTCCTAGCGCCAGCCTGAATGCGGTATTGGACAGCATCTGA
- a CDS encoding helix-turn-helix domain-containing protein, with amino-acid sequence MVNETRTIQSVGRTMALLETISAANGELRLTELSAKMGLERLTKPIPAKQTALMLVKLT; translated from the coding sequence ATGGTCAACGAAACCCGCACTATCCAGTCCGTAGGGAGAACGATGGCTCTGCTGGAAACCATTTCCGCCGCAAACGGCGAATTAAGACTGACTGAACTCAGCGCAAAAATGGGCTTGGAGCGTCTAACAAAACCAATCCCAGCGAAACAAACGGCACTGATGCTGGTCAAACTCACCTGA
- a CDS encoding NAD(P)/FAD-dependent oxidoreductase has product MYMEMGEASALASLGGLVFEQSPVLEIVHGGTPRLRLERGSIVADQVLLAGDVSHRLERRKLSGMIFPAAGGIVATEPLGALARQLNPQDLAVYDSRYVLDYYRSTADGRLLFGGGANYSGKASRDIAAELRPCIERTFPQLRGVAIDFQWSCDMGIVFNRVPQLGKLAPNVWYAQGYSGHGLATSHIVGEVMAGAIGGTMDKFDVFQRLSHVRAPVGDWLGRQVLALGMWYFLMLERLR; this is encoded by the coding sequence ATGTATATGGAAATGGGGGAAGCGAGCGCCCTGGCCAGCCTTGGCGGCCTGGTCTTCGAGCAGTCGCCCGTGCTCGAGATCGTGCATGGCGGCACGCCGAGGCTGCGCCTGGAGCGGGGCAGCATCGTCGCCGACCAGGTTTTGCTGGCGGGCGACGTCAGCCACCGTCTGGAACGGCGCAAGCTGAGCGGCATGATCTTCCCGGCCGCGGGCGGCATCGTCGCCACGGAGCCGCTGGGGGCGCTGGCGCGGCAGCTGAATCCGCAAGACCTGGCCGTGTACGACAGCCGCTACGTCCTCGATTATTACCGCAGCACGGCCGATGGGCGACTGCTGTTCGGCGGCGGCGCCAATTATTCTGGTAAGGCATCGCGCGATATTGCGGCCGAGCTCAGGCCCTGTATCGAGCGTACCTTTCCACAATTGCGTGGCGTGGCAATCGACTTTCAATGGAGCTGCGACATGGGCATCGTGTTCAACCGCGTGCCCCAATTGGGCAAGCTGGCGCCGAACGTCTGGTATGCGCAGGGCTATTCCGGCCACGGACTGGCCACTTCGCATATCGTGGGCGAGGTGATGGCCGGCGCCATCGGCGGCACGATGGACAAGTTCGACGTCTTCCAGCGCCTCAGCCATGTGCGGGCGCCGGTCGGCGATTGGCTGGGGCGCCAGGTCCTGGCGCTGGGGATGTGGTATTTTCTGATGCTGGAGCGGCTGCGCTGA
- the dnaQ gene encoding DNA polymerase III subunit epsilon, with protein sequence MRQIVLDTETTGLNPRTGDRILEIGAVELNNRMLTGNNFHHYINPERDSEEGALAVHGLTTEFLSDKPKFAEIADEFRAYIAGAELIIHNAPFDIGFLNAEFKRLNLPPVHEQVVGVIDTLVQAKEMHPGKRNSLDALCDRYGVSNAHRKLHGALLDSELLADVYLAMTRGQNSLSMEEEVEVAADGAVLEIVPLAEVIFQSATPEELAAHAATIAGLDKAAKGQCIWTAVTSPPAAA encoded by the coding sequence ATGCGTCAAATTGTTCTCGATACTGAAACCACCGGCCTGAACCCGCGCACGGGCGACCGCATCCTGGAGATCGGGGCGGTCGAGCTGAACAACCGCATGTTGACGGGGAATAATTTTCACCATTACATCAATCCCGAGCGCGATTCGGAAGAGGGCGCATTGGCCGTCCACGGATTGACGACGGAATTCCTCAGCGACAAGCCGAAATTCGCGGAAATCGCCGACGAGTTCCGTGCCTACATCGCCGGCGCCGAACTGATCATCCACAACGCCCCGTTCGACATCGGCTTCCTGAACGCGGAATTCAAGCGCCTGAACCTGCCGCCCGTGCACGAGCAAGTGGTTGGCGTGATCGACACCCTGGTGCAGGCGAAGGAAATGCACCCCGGCAAGCGCAATTCGCTCGACGCCTTGTGCGACCGCTACGGCGTCTCGAACGCCCACCGCAAGCTGCACGGCGCGCTGCTCGACTCGGAATTGCTGGCCGACGTCTACCTGGCCATGACGCGCGGGCAAAACAGCCTGAGCATGGAAGAAGAAGTGGAAGTGGCCGCCGACGGCGCCGTCCTGGAAATCGTGCCCTTGGCCGAAGTCATCTTCCAGAGCGCCACACCCGAGGAACTCGCCGCCCACGCAGCCACCATCGCCGGTCTCGACAAGGCCGCCAAAGGCCAGTGCATCTGGACCGCCGTCACGTCGCCGCCAGCGGCCGCCTGA
- the rnhA gene encoding ribonuclease HI, whose protein sequence is MDKVEIYADGACKGNPGTGGWGALMVADGAKKEIYGGELNTTNNRMELKAVIEALTALKRPCQVVLYTDSQYVQKGISEWIHGWKARGWKTAAKAPVKNVDLWQALDIAQAVHEVEWRWVRGHNGHPGNERADQLANLGVETVRA, encoded by the coding sequence ATGGATAAGGTTGAGATTTACGCCGATGGCGCATGCAAGGGCAATCCCGGCACAGGCGGCTGGGGCGCGCTGATGGTGGCCGATGGCGCCAAGAAAGAAATTTACGGCGGGGAACTGAATACGACAAATAACCGCATGGAATTGAAGGCCGTGATCGAAGCCTTGACGGCGCTCAAACGTCCGTGCCAGGTGGTGCTGTATACCGATAGCCAGTACGTCCAGAAGGGCATCAGCGAATGGATACACGGCTGGAAAGCGCGCGGCTGGAAAACCGCAGCCAAGGCGCCCGTAAAAAACGTCGATCTGTGGCAGGCGCTCGACATCGCCCAGGCCGTGCACGAAGTGGAATGGCGCTGGGTGCGCGGCCACAATGGCCATCCGGGCAATGAGCGGGCCGATCAGCTGGCCAACCTGGGCGTGGAAACCGTGCGCGCCTGA
- a CDS encoding class I SAM-dependent methyltransferase produces MDSAASEKSIIALDGWLQTPAGLYVRAWEQQCLDSLTVDIFGYNAVQIGLPQIDALVANRMPNKWLLDARLPSRSPQERRPTLVSAFDELPFDSQSLDLVVLPHVLEFAAEPHQVLREVERVLIPEGRVIVCGFNPASLWGMRQGVGRVTGRHYLPQAGELISMPRMKDWLKLLNMGVSQSYFGCYAPACRTEKWLRRNAFMDKAGARWWPYLGAVYIVQAIKRVKGMRLIGPAWTKKPATAPAGAPVTNKRREQQDG; encoded by the coding sequence ATGGACAGTGCGGCATCCGAAAAATCCATTATAGCGCTTGACGGCTGGCTGCAGACGCCGGCCGGTCTGTACGTGCGCGCCTGGGAACAGCAATGCCTCGACAGCCTGACCGTCGACATCTTCGGTTACAACGCCGTGCAGATCGGTTTGCCCCAGATCGACGCGCTGGTCGCCAACCGCATGCCGAACAAATGGCTGCTCGATGCGCGCCTGCCTTCCCGTTCGCCGCAGGAGCGCCGTCCGACCCTCGTGTCGGCCTTCGACGAGCTGCCGTTCGATTCGCAAAGCCTGGACCTGGTGGTCTTGCCGCACGTACTTGAATTTGCCGCCGAGCCGCACCAGGTCTTGCGCGAAGTCGAGCGCGTGCTGATCCCGGAAGGGAGGGTGATCGTCTGCGGCTTCAATCCGGCCAGCCTGTGGGGCATGCGCCAGGGGGTAGGGCGGGTCACGGGCCGCCACTACCTGCCGCAGGCGGGCGAGCTGATCTCTATGCCACGCATGAAAGACTGGTTAAAATTGCTCAACATGGGCGTTAGCCAAAGCTACTTCGGCTGCTACGCACCTGCCTGCAGGACGGAAAAATGGCTGCGCCGCAACGCTTTTATGGACAAGGCGGGCGCGCGCTGGTGGCCATATCTGGGCGCAGTGTATATAGTGCAGGCGATCAAGCGCGTCAAAGGGATGCGTTTGATCGGTCCGGCGTGGACCAAGAAACCGGCGACGGCGCCCGCAGGCGCACCGGTCACGAATAAAAGGCGGGAACAGCAAGATGGATAA